A DNA window from bacterium BMS3Abin11 contains the following coding sequences:
- a CDS encoding SNARE associated Golgi protein, with protein MAVFASIYKRVIEWARHRHASYYLTATSVAESSFFPVPVDVLLAPMVLARRDKAWWYATLATVGSVAGAVVGYYIGLFLFDQVAQPIIDLYNFQEKFVYVQSLFNEYGVWIIFIAGFSPVPYKVFTITAGVVGMPLLPFILTSLVARGARFFLVAGLVYAGGDKIDAVLKKRVEQIGWASVVIIVLAAIIYQFI; from the coding sequence ATGGCTGTTTTCGCTAGTATCTACAAGCGCGTCATCGAATGGGCCAGGCATCGTCATGCCAGCTATTATCTGACTGCGACGAGTGTGGCTGAATCCTCTTTTTTTCCAGTTCCGGTAGATGTATTGCTGGCACCAATGGTGCTTGCTCGCCGAGATAAGGCATGGTGGTATGCCACCCTGGCGACGGTCGGCTCTGTTGCAGGTGCCGTGGTTGGCTATTACATCGGCCTGTTCCTGTTCGATCAGGTGGCGCAGCCGATCATTGATCTTTACAATTTTCAGGAAAAATTTGTCTATGTGCAATCGCTGTTTAATGAATATGGCGTCTGGATAATTTTTATTGCCGGTTTCTCCCCTGTACCCTACAAAGTTTTCACCATTACAGCCGGTGTAGTGGGGATGCCATTATTACCATTTATACTGACTTCACTGGTGGCTCGCGGCGCGCGGTTTTTTCTTGTTGCCGGTCTGGTTTATGCTGGTGGTGATAAAATCGATGCTGTGCTGAAAAAACGCGTAGAACAAATTGGCTGGGCCAGTGTAGTGATTATTGTTCTGGCGGCCATCATCTACCAGTTTATCTAA
- the nlpD gene encoding murein hydrolase activator NlpD precursor — translation MKLSWVIKSSGLALSILLLLLLSACNSSSKHDYAANRNLPNAKYGTIYTVKRGDTLYSIAWVIKQDYRKLAGWNGIRSPYLIRIGQRLRMYPPSSKTAKSKKTKKTYSSGRLAKSSSTRAIKKSPPYKWKTAQGRVKRWFWPTVNRRVTERFNPGAGKDGIDIAGKFGDAIFATADGQVVYAGSGLRGYGRLIILKHNKTYLSAYAHNDSILVAEGQNIRAGKKIGRMGSNGKGRATLHFEIRKNGKPVNPASYLSSR, via the coding sequence ATGAAACTAAGCTGGGTCATAAAATCTTCTGGTTTAGCCTTATCTATTTTATTGCTGTTGTTGTTAAGTGCCTGTAATTCAAGTTCTAAACATGACTATGCAGCGAATAGAAACCTGCCGAATGCCAAATATGGCACGATCTATACAGTCAAGCGGGGTGATACCCTGTACAGCATAGCCTGGGTAATAAAACAGGATTATCGAAAGCTGGCAGGCTGGAACGGCATCAGATCCCCGTATCTGATTCGTATCGGGCAACGCTTACGCATGTATCCGCCATCATCGAAAACGGCAAAGTCGAAAAAGACAAAGAAGACTTATTCTTCTGGCAGATTAGCAAAGAGTTCATCGACCCGCGCAATAAAAAAATCACCTCCCTACAAATGGAAAACCGCGCAGGGTAGAGTAAAACGGTGGTTCTGGCCGACCGTCAACCGCAGAGTTACTGAACGCTTCAATCCTGGAGCAGGCAAGGATGGTATAGATATCGCTGGTAAATTTGGTGATGCTATTTTTGCAACCGCCGATGGCCAGGTAGTTTATGCCGGGAGTGGACTCAGGGGCTATGGAAGGCTTATCATTCTCAAACACAACAAAACTTATCTTAGTGCCTATGCACATAATGACAGCATACTCGTTGCAGAGGGCCAGAACATCAGGGCAGGAAAAAAGATAGGACGGATGGGTAGCAACGGAAAAGGAAGAGCCACACTGCATTTTGAAATCAGAAAAAATGGCAAGCCGGTTAATCCAGCCAGCTACCTGTCTTCCAGGTAG
- the rpoS gene encoding RNA polymerase sigma factor RpoS, with the protein MNVINNVINKETAPARPAYTTSAEVDATQMYLKEIGFSELLTAEEEVYFGRLTRKGDMAARSRMIESNLRLVVKISRRYINRGLPLLDVIDEGNLGLIRAVEKFDPERGFRFSTYATWWIRQTIERALMNQTRTIRLPVHVLKEINVYLRAARQLTQKLSHEPNAGEIAEFLDVPVNDVKRMLDKQERISSFDSPVERDGDRTLLDAVPDDSSCDPAELLQNNQVMKHLDVWLESLSDKQREVILRRFGMRGHDVATLEQVGDDVGVTRERVRQIQVEALKKLRKQLEREGYSRDELL; encoded by the coding sequence ATGAATGTGATTAACAATGTGATTAATAAAGAAACTGCTCCCGCGAGGCCAGCCTATACGACATCTGCTGAGGTTGATGCTACACAGATGTATTTAAAAGAGATAGGCTTCTCTGAATTACTGACGGCAGAAGAAGAGGTTTATTTTGGGCGACTCACCAGAAAAGGTGACATGGCTGCGCGAAGCAGAATGATTGAGAGCAATCTCCGCCTGGTAGTAAAAATCTCACGACGTTATATCAACCGCGGACTGCCCCTGCTGGATGTTATTGACGAAGGCAATCTTGGACTCATTCGTGCGGTAGAGAAATTCGATCCGGAAAGAGGTTTTCGATTTTCTACCTATGCTACATGGTGGATCAGGCAAACCATTGAACGTGCTCTAATGAATCAAACCCGGACCATACGCCTGCCGGTGCATGTACTCAAGGAAATCAATGTATATCTCCGCGCAGCCAGGCAGCTGACGCAAAAACTCAGTCATGAACCCAATGCGGGTGAAATCGCAGAGTTTCTTGATGTACCGGTCAATGACGTCAAAAGAATGCTTGATAAGCAGGAGCGCATCAGCTCATTTGACAGTCCGGTAGAACGTGATGGCGATCGAACCCTGCTGGATGCTGTTCCCGATGATTCTTCCTGTGACCCGGCAGAATTACTGCAAAACAATCAGGTTATGAAACATCTTGATGTCTGGCTTGAGAGCTTGTCTGATAAGCAGCGTGAGGTTATCCTGCGGCGATTTGGTATGCGTGGCCATGATGTGGCAACCCTGGAGCAGGTAGGTGATGATGTTGGGGTGACGCGCGAAAGAGTCAGACAGATTCAGGTTGAGGCCTTAAAAAAATTGCGCAAGCAGCTGGAAAGGGAAGGGTATTCGAGGGATGAGTTGCTTTAG
- the carA gene encoding carbamoyl-phosphate synthase small chain, with amino-acid sequence MSVPAILALEDGSLFHGIAVGTIGYSSGEVVFNTSMTGYQEILTDPSYCRQLITLTYPHIGNTGTNNEDFESDRVHAAGLIIRDLPDLYSSWRAEQSLQSFLEAQQVVAIAEIDTRRLTRILREKGAQAGCIAAGDKLDFDMAIKQAKEFPGLRGMDLAREVTTDALIAWDEGGWDLESGYLPAADRKYHVVAYDFGVKRNILRMLSDRGCRVTVVPATTPASDVLAMKPDGVFLSNGPGDPEPCDYAIASIKEIVATDTPVFGICLGHQLLALASGAQTEKMKFGHHGANHPVQDLASKHVMITSQNHGFAVAEGDLPENLRVTHRSLFDKSIQGIECMDHPAFSFQGHPEASPGPHDVSPLFDRFIENMIRNKSKAKGTDS; translated from the coding sequence TTGTCTGTCCCTGCCATACTGGCCCTGGAAGATGGTAGCCTGTTCCACGGCATTGCTGTGGGCACGATTGGATATTCTTCGGGCGAGGTGGTTTTTAATACCTCGATGACGGGCTACCAGGAAATCCTGACCGACCCTTCCTACTGTCGTCAGCTCATAACACTTACTTACCCTCATATCGGTAACACCGGCACAAATAATGAAGATTTCGAATCTGACCGTGTTCATGCCGCTGGTTTGATTATTCGTGACCTGCCCGATTTGTACAGCAGCTGGCGCGCAGAGCAGTCACTGCAGTCATTTCTTGAAGCTCAGCAAGTAGTGGCTATAGCCGAAATTGATACACGCCGACTGACTCGTATTTTGCGTGAAAAAGGTGCGCAGGCCGGTTGTATTGCTGCCGGCGATAAGCTTGATTTCGATATGGCCATAAAACAGGCAAAGGAATTTCCGGGGCTGCGCGGAATGGATCTGGCGAGGGAAGTGACTACCGATGCACTGATCGCCTGGGATGAGGGTGGCTGGGATCTGGAATCCGGTTACCTGCCTGCAGCGGACAGAAAGTATCATGTGGTGGCCTATGATTTCGGCGTAAAACGTAACATTCTACGCATGCTTAGCGATCGCGGTTGCCGTGTCACCGTTGTTCCGGCAACCACACCAGCCAGTGATGTGCTAGCAATGAAGCCCGATGGTGTGTTCCTGTCAAATGGCCCCGGTGATCCGGAACCCTGTGACTATGCCATAGCATCAATCAAAGAAATTGTCGCCACAGATACCCCGGTCTTTGGTATCTGTCTCGGCCATCAGCTGCTAGCCCTTGCTTCGGGTGCGCAGACAGAAAAAATGAAGTTCGGCCACCATGGTGCCAACCATCCTGTTCAGGATTTAGCCAGCAAGCACGTCATGATCACCAGCCAGAACCATGGTTTTGCAGTAGCTGAAGGTGATCTGCCCGAAAATCTCAGGGTAACTCATCGGTCGTTGTTTGATAAATCTATTCAAGGTATCGAATGCATGGATCATCCTGCTTTTTCATTTCAGGGCCATCCGGAAGCCAGTCCGGGTCCACACGACGTCAGCCCGCTGTTTGATCGCTTCATCGAAAATATGATTAGGAACAAGTCAAAAGCTAAAGGGACGGATTCATAA
- the carB gene encoding carbamoyl-phosphate synthase large chain yields the protein MPRRDDIKSVLIIGAGPIIIGQACEFDYSGTQACKALKEEGYRVILVNSNPATIMTDPGMADATYIEPIVWETVAKIIEIERPDALLPTMGGQTALNCALDLVKQGVLERYNVEMIGASREAIDKAEDRELFRQAVQAIGLETARGAIVHNMEEAEQILAMVGFPAIIRPSFTMGGTGGGIAYNREEYFELCERGFDASPTSELLIEESILGWKEFEMEVVRDPADNVIIICSIENFDPMGVHTGDSITVAPAQTLTDKEYQIMRDASIDILREIGVDTGGSNVQYAINPDDGRMLVIEMNPRVSRSSALASKATGFPIAKVAAKLAVGFTLDELQNEITGGTMPASFEPSIDYVVTKFPRFDFEKFPAADSVLTTQMKSVGEVMAIGRTFQESLQKALRGLEIGTDGFDEICTDTDPDELKETLYRELRVPGCFRIWYLAEAFRAGMSIDEIYELSRIDTWFLHQIEQLIRIEQEIRKMDNKLLTEHQIRSWKRKGFSDLRLARLLVLNEYEFRAIRHSYGIRPVYKRVDTCAAEFSTSTAYLYSTYEEECESNPDSSSKIMVLGGGPNRIGQGIEFDYCCVHAAQVCREDGFQTIMVNCNPETVSTDFDTSDRLYFEPLTLEDVLEIIHIENPAGVIVQYGGQTPLKLAEDLEAAGAKIIGTSPDSIDLAEDRERFQKLVEDLGLLQPPNCTARSREEALLGAEEIGFPLVVRPSYVLGGRAMEIVHNLEDLDNYMTVAIQVSNDSPVLLDRFLNDAIEVDLDAVCDGKDVVIGGIMEHIEEAGVHSGDSSCSLPPFSLPENIIQQLREQATSLALAIGVRGLMNIQFAVKGEDIYLLEVNPRASRTVPFVSKATSRPLAKIGARCMVGISLADQGITGEIIPEYYSVKEAVFPFIKFPGVDPVLGPEMKSTGEVMGVGKTFGEAFDKAQKAAGAHIPEKGKAFISVRNIDQPRVVEVARYLAGHGFDILATRGTAKVIEAAGVKVRQVNKVREGRPHIVDMIKNEEIDIVINTTEGKRSLKDSYTIRREALLHKVTNFTTIAAAKAAVEAHRADNEVTVYKLQDLHKTLKVP from the coding sequence ATGCCACGTCGTGATGATATAAAAAGTGTCCTGATTATTGGTGCCGGCCCGATCATAATCGGCCAGGCCTGTGAGTTTGATTATTCCGGTACCCAGGCCTGCAAAGCGCTAAAAGAAGAGGGCTATCGAGTGATTTTGGTGAACTCTAACCCTGCCACCATAATGACTGACCCGGGGATGGCTGATGCGACTTACATTGAACCTATCGTCTGGGAGACCGTAGCAAAGATAATCGAGATAGAAAGACCGGATGCGCTGCTGCCCACCATGGGCGGTCAGACTGCGCTGAATTGTGCGTTGGATCTGGTAAAACAAGGCGTACTTGAACGTTACAATGTTGAGATGATTGGTGCTTCCCGTGAAGCCATTGATAAAGCAGAAGATCGTGAGCTATTTCGTCAGGCAGTGCAGGCTATCGGCCTGGAAACGGCTCGTGGTGCCATTGTGCATAATATGGAAGAGGCAGAGCAGATTCTTGCCATGGTTGGATTTCCAGCCATCATTCGCCCGTCGTTTACCATGGGTGGAACAGGCGGTGGAATTGCCTACAATCGTGAGGAATATTTTGAGCTTTGTGAACGCGGCTTTGATGCTTCACCGACCTCTGAACTGCTGATTGAGGAATCTATACTCGGCTGGAAAGAGTTCGAGATGGAGGTCGTGCGCGACCCGGCGGATAATGTCATCATTATATGTTCGATCGAAAACTTTGATCCGATGGGTGTGCATACAGGTGATTCCATTACCGTTGCGCCTGCACAAACGCTAACTGATAAAGAATATCAGATCATGCGTGATGCCAGCATCGATATATTACGCGAGATTGGGGTCGATACCGGGGGATCGAATGTGCAGTATGCGATCAATCCCGATGACGGGCGTATGCTCGTGATTGAAATGAACCCGCGGGTATCGCGCTCTTCTGCACTGGCCTCCAAGGCGACAGGTTTTCCGATTGCTAAGGTTGCCGCCAAGCTTGCTGTCGGTTTCACGCTCGACGAACTACAGAACGAGATTACTGGCGGTACAATGCCGGCCTCCTTTGAACCCAGCATCGACTATGTAGTAACCAAATTTCCACGTTTTGATTTTGAGAAATTCCCGGCGGCGGATAGTGTATTGACCACACAGATGAAATCTGTCGGTGAGGTGATGGCCATAGGCAGGACGTTCCAGGAGTCATTACAGAAAGCCTTGCGAGGGCTGGAAATTGGTACCGACGGTTTCGATGAGATTTGTACCGATACCGATCCTGATGAATTAAAAGAGACACTCTACCGGGAGCTGCGCGTACCTGGGTGTTTCAGGATCTGGTACCTGGCCGAGGCATTCCGTGCCGGCATGTCGATTGATGAGATCTATGAACTTAGCCGTATCGATACTTGGTTCCTGCATCAGATTGAGCAGTTGATCAGAATAGAGCAGGAAATACGGAAGATGGATAATAAATTACTTACAGAACATCAGATAAGATCTTGGAAACGCAAAGGTTTCTCTGATTTACGTCTGGCAAGACTGTTAGTTTTAAATGAGTATGAATTTCGTGCGATTCGCCATTCATACGGTATTCGCCCGGTCTACAAACGTGTCGATACCTGCGCCGCTGAATTTTCCACGTCTACCGCCTATCTTTATTCAACCTACGAAGAAGAGTGCGAATCGAACCCGGACAGCAGCAGCAAGATCATGGTTCTCGGCGGTGGTCCTAATCGTATAGGTCAGGGGATAGAATTTGATTACTGTTGTGTACACGCCGCACAGGTCTGTCGTGAAGATGGTTTTCAGACCATCATGGTCAACTGTAATCCAGAAACTGTATCGACTGATTTTGATACCTCAGACCGTCTGTATTTTGAGCCATTGACGCTGGAAGACGTGCTGGAAATAATCCATATTGAAAACCCTGCCGGTGTGATAGTGCAATATGGTGGACAGACACCATTGAAGCTGGCGGAAGACCTGGAAGCTGCTGGGGCGAAAATAATTGGTACCTCGCCGGATTCTATCGATCTGGCAGAAGACAGAGAGCGTTTCCAGAAGCTGGTTGAAGACCTTGGCTTATTACAGCCGCCAAACTGTACCGCCCGTAGTCGTGAAGAAGCCCTGCTCGGGGCTGAAGAAATTGGTTTTCCGCTGGTTGTTAGACCGTCGTATGTGTTGGGCGGCAGGGCGATGGAGATCGTTCATAATCTAGAGGATCTTGATAACTACATGACGGTAGCTATCCAGGTTTCCAATGATTCACCGGTACTGCTCGATCGTTTTTTGAATGATGCAATAGAGGTGGATCTGGATGCGGTGTGTGATGGTAAAGATGTAGTAATTGGCGGCATAATGGAGCATATCGAAGAGGCCGGGGTGCATTCCGGTGACTCCTCCTGCTCATTGCCGCCGTTTAGTTTGCCAGAAAACATAATTCAGCAGCTGCGAGAACAGGCAACCAGTCTGGCTCTGGCAATTGGTGTGCGCGGGTTAATGAATATTCAGTTTGCTGTAAAAGGTGAAGATATCTACCTGCTTGAAGTGAATCCTCGTGCTTCACGCACGGTTCCTTTTGTTTCTAAAGCGACATCGCGGCCGCTGGCAAAAATTGGGGCCCGCTGTATGGTGGGTATCAGCCTGGCAGATCAGGGTATTACGGGTGAAATCATTCCGGAGTATTATTCTGTCAAAGAGGCGGTTTTCCCCTTTATCAAATTCCCGGGTGTCGATCCGGTGCTGGGTCCGGAGATGAAATCTACCGGTGAAGTCATGGGTGTTGGTAAAACCTTTGGTGAAGCCTTTGACAAGGCACAGAAGGCGGCAGGTGCACACATACCTGAAAAGGGTAAAGCCTTTATCAGTGTGCGTAATATTGATCAGCCACGTGTAGTAGAAGTGGCACGGTACCTGGCTGGACACGGTTTCGATATACTGGCCACCAGGGGTACAGCAAAGGTTATTGAAGCGGCTGGGGTCAAAGTAAGGCAGGTAAATAAGGTGCGCGAAGGTCGGCCGCATATCGTTGATATGATTAAAAATGAGGAAATTGACATCGTTATTAATACCACGGAAGGTAAGCGTAGCCTGAAAGATTCCTATACCATTCGCAGAGAGGCATTGCTGCATAAGGTAACAAACTTCACCACAATCGCTGCGGCCAAAGCGGCAGTGGAGGCACATCGTGCTGATAATGAGGTTACTGTTTATAAGCTTCAGGATCTACATAAGACGCTGAAGGTACCCTGA
- the greA gene encoding transcription elongation factor GreA, translating into MLFVERKEKNEKGIEMESLPLTTKGAERLREELKHLKQVARPKVIDAIAEARAHGDLSENAEYHAAREEQGFIEGRIKELDSSLGQAQVIDPATLDTGGRVVFGATIELYNVATENEVTYQIVGNLESDIEKLKISISSPIARALIGKEEGDEVKVQTPGGVTMYEILSVKYI; encoded by the coding sequence ATGTTGTTTGTTGAACGTAAAGAAAAGAACGAAAAAGGAATTGAAATGGAAAGTTTGCCGTTGACCACTAAGGGCGCAGAACGTTTGCGCGAAGAACTTAAACATTTGAAGCAGGTTGCTCGGCCAAAAGTCATTGATGCTATTGCTGAAGCACGCGCTCATGGTGATTTGTCTGAAAATGCCGAATATCATGCCGCACGCGAGGAGCAGGGCTTCATAGAGGGCCGAATCAAGGAGCTGGATAGTTCCCTGGGTCAGGCTCAGGTCATTGACCCCGCAACGCTGGATACGGGTGGACGTGTTGTTTTCGGCGCAACTATAGAATTGTATAACGTCGCTACAGAAAATGAAGTGACTTATCAGATTGTCGGTAATCTGGAATCAGATATCGAAAAATTGAAAATCTCTATCAGTTCTCCTATTGCTCGCGCACTAATCGGCAAAGAAGAAGGCGATGAAGTCAAAGTGCAGACCCCCGGTGGCGTAACGATGTACGAGATTTTAAGTGTCAAATATATCTAG
- the yhbY gene encoding RNA-binding protein YhbY, whose amino-acid sequence MSLNHKQTSYLRGLAHPLPTIVSIGGSGLTDAVLAELESTLGYHELLKIKIATDNRDLRKKFVQDICSSTSAELVQQIGKVAVIFRPSKKHKIKIPA is encoded by the coding sequence ATGTCTCTCAACCACAAGCAAACATCATATTTACGTGGCCTGGCGCATCCATTACCCACGATAGTCAGCATAGGTGGTTCCGGCCTCACTGATGCAGTTTTGGCTGAGCTTGAATCTACACTCGGGTATCATGAACTTTTGAAAATAAAGATTGCCACGGACAACCGGGATTTGCGCAAAAAGTTTGTTCAGGATATTTGCTCATCTACCTCTGCTGAACTGGTTCAGCAGATTGGAAAGGTTGCGGTAATATTTCGTCCGAGTAAAAAACACAAAATAAAGATTCCAGCATAA
- the rlmE gene encoding ribosomal RNA large subunit methyltransferase E produces the protein MSADKKHRFGRNWMNEHVNDSYVKKAKKAGYRARSAFKLEEIDKRDRLLRPGMNVVDLGAAPGSWCQYARTRLGKKDHLVALDLLPIDPIDGVVLIQGDFTEDKIRSQLREMMGGRGIDLVLSDMAPNISGITLSDQARSIGLAEGVLDWSCSVLVRDGGLLMKVFQGSGFDQLRLELLIAFRSVATRKPGASRSRSSEVFLLARGFKG, from the coding sequence ATGAGTGCTGACAAAAAGCATCGTTTTGGTCGTAACTGGATGAATGAGCATGTGAATGACAGTTATGTCAAAAAAGCTAAAAAAGCCGGTTATCGTGCCAGGTCTGCATTCAAGCTGGAGGAAATAGATAAAAGAGACAGACTTTTGCGTCCCGGGATGAATGTCGTTGATCTGGGTGCGGCACCCGGCAGCTGGTGTCAGTATGCCCGTACACGGCTTGGGAAAAAGGACCACCTGGTTGCGTTAGATTTACTGCCGATAGACCCAATAGATGGTGTTGTGCTTATACAGGGTGATTTTACAGAAGATAAGATTCGGTCACAGCTTCGCGAAATGATGGGTGGCAGGGGTATTGACCTTGTGTTATCTGATATGGCCCCCAATATAAGTGGTATAACCCTTTCTGATCAGGCCAGGTCTATCGGTCTGGCCGAGGGTGTGCTGGACTGGAGCTGCTCAGTGCTGGTGCGGGACGGCGGTCTGTTGATGAAGGTGTTTCAGGGCAGCGGCTTCGATCAGCTTCGACTGGAGTTATTAATAGCGTTTCGTTCGGTTGCGACACGAAAACCAGGCGCATCGCGTTCCCGCAGCTCGGAGGTTTTTTTGCTCGCTCGCGGTTTTAAGGGCTGA
- the ftsH_2 gene encoding ATP-dependent zinc metalloprotease FtsH, giving the protein MNNISKNLVMWLVIAIVLMTIFNNFAPRQQAQTTKLDYSSFVADVRQGQISKVTISGRNITGTRQDGSSFKTYSPDDPDLINDLLRNGVVVDAKEPEKPSLLMSIFISWFPLLLLIGVWIFFMRQMQGGGGRGAMSFGKSKARLLSEDKNKVTFEDVAGVEEAKEEVAELVEFLRDPSRFQKLGGKIPQGVLMTGAPGTGKTLLARAIAGEAKVPFFTISGSDFVEMFVGVGASRVRDMFEQGKKHAPCIIFIDEIDAVGRHRGAGLGGGHDEREQTLNQLLVEMDGFEGNEGVIVIAATNRPDVLDPALLRPGRFDRQVYVPLPDIRGREQILKVHMRKVPIDDDVDAGIIARGTPGFSGADLANLINEAALFAARGNLRTVKMEQFELAKDKIIMGVERRSIIMPEEERRNTAYHEAGHTIVAKVLPGTDPVHKVTIIPRGRALGVTMQLPLEDRYSHSRSYLLSNIAVLMGGRIGEEIFMKQMTTGASNDFERATDVARNMVVRWGMSDLMGTRVYGENESEIFLGRDVTTHKNLSNSTAELVDKEIRRIVDEQYARARQIIEENKDKMEIMAKALLEWETLDAEQIDDIMAGKDPQPPAEVSDKKSDNESGKDDSSSDKSDKKGPEPKMDEPAGEH; this is encoded by the coding sequence TTGAACAATATCTCTAAAAATCTCGTCATGTGGCTAGTTATCGCCATTGTGCTAATGACTATTTTCAACAATTTTGCACCGCGTCAGCAGGCGCAGACGACGAAACTGGATTACTCCTCATTCGTAGCAGATGTGAGACAGGGCCAGATAAGCAAAGTAACCATATCTGGCCGAAATATTACCGGTACACGCCAGGATGGGTCATCTTTCAAGACTTATTCACCGGATGATCCGGATTTGATCAATGACTTGCTAAGAAATGGTGTTGTTGTTGATGCAAAAGAACCCGAGAAACCATCATTACTGATGAGTATTTTTATCAGCTGGTTTCCGTTGTTGCTGCTGATTGGTGTCTGGATATTCTTCATGCGGCAGATGCAGGGTGGAGGTGGTCGTGGTGCCATGAGTTTTGGTAAGAGCAAGGCGCGTTTGCTGAGCGAAGACAAGAACAAGGTAACCTTTGAGGATGTTGCAGGCGTTGAAGAGGCCAAGGAAGAGGTTGCTGAACTGGTAGAATTTCTGCGTGACCCGTCACGGTTTCAGAAGCTAGGTGGAAAAATTCCTCAGGGTGTGTTGATGACAGGGGCGCCTGGTACCGGTAAAACACTACTGGCCAGAGCGATTGCCGGTGAGGCCAAAGTGCCGTTCTTCACCATTTCAGGTTCTGATTTTGTAGAAATGTTTGTCGGTGTCGGTGCTTCACGTGTGCGTGATATGTTTGAACAGGGAAAGAAGCACGCACCCTGCATCATCTTTATCGATGAAATAGATGCGGTAGGTCGCCACCGTGGTGCCGGTCTTGGCGGTGGTCACGATGAACGTGAACAAACATTGAACCAGTTGCTGGTGGAAATGGATGGTTTTGAAGGTAATGAGGGCGTTATCGTTATTGCTGCCACCAACCGTCCTGACGTGCTTGATCCTGCGCTGCTCCGGCCCGGCCGTTTTGATCGCCAGGTTTATGTGCCTTTGCCGGATATCCGTGGTAGAGAACAAATACTTAAAGTCCACATGCGCAAGGTACCCATTGATGATGATGTAGACGCCGGTATTATTGCGCGCGGTACACCGGGTTTTTCTGGCGCTGATCTGGCTAACCTGATCAATGAGGCCGCCCTGTTTGCAGCCAGAGGCAATCTGCGAACCGTTAAAATGGAACAGTTTGAACTGGCCAAAGACAAGATTATTATGGGTGTTGAACGACGTTCCATTATCATGCCGGAAGAAGAACGGCGGAATACTGCCTACCATGAAGCCGGACATACAATTGTTGCCAAGGTGCTGCCTGGAACGGATCCCGTACACAAGGTGACTATCATCCCCCGCGGTAGGGCACTGGGCGTCACCATGCAGCTGCCATTAGAAGATCGATACAGCCACAGCCGTAGCTATCTGCTGTCAAATATCGCTGTGCTGATGGGTGGTCGTATCGGTGAAGAGATTTTTATGAAGCAGATGACCACCGGCGCATCGAATGATTTTGAACGGGCCACCGATGTGGCCAGAAATATGGTCGTACGCTGGGGCATGAGTGACCTGATGGGGACTCGCGTTTACGGCGAAAATGAAAGCGAAATCTTCCTCGGTAGAGATGTAACGACGCATAAGAATCTTAGTAATTCGACTGCTGAACTGGTCGATAAAGAGATCCGTCGTATTGTTGATGAGCAATATGCACGGGCTCGACAGATTATTGAAGAAAACAAGGATAAAATGGAAATTATGGCCAAAGCTTTGCTTGAATGGGAAACCCTTGATGCAGAGCAGATTGATGACATCATGGCTGGCAAGGATCCGCAGCCACCGGCTGAGGTTTCTGACAAAAAATCAGATAATGAATCAGGCAAAGATGATTCCTCCAGTGACAAGAGCGATAAAAAAGGCCCTGAACCAAAAATGGATGAACCGGCAGGCGAACACTAA